From one Planococcus citri chromosome 3, ihPlaCitr1.1, whole genome shotgun sequence genomic stretch:
- the LOC135841093 gene encoding uncharacterized protein LOC135841093 isoform X1 has protein sequence MASEPPNSSCSNDLAVAVDTATAAVAVAGDQTVSYLSPSSSSKPSSKIRRSKSDKRATECTDSSDEDASREYDSKKRRPRKPPQQHAPVSTPRLEKSGYSSSEESSSAFHQHHHQDIAEHSTRADRVLDEHSDSAGNLRRRRPAHGHHDAHAEAGDSVDAASAQRENADSTFCSNQIVAYSSSRDDAEWELVDKYPKESDISLTEDCQESTEDDFWKSDSQRTPLVAQIKDKSAKKRKNNSAKVKSPGFFRRFLNEWRDFKAENREALRQLKVCRNSCFVGSLLVFIYCGIGGIIFHSTEGAFEMFYKCGVKRVKRDFLDTLWSKSNYMREEEWKSTARNKLMEFENQLYDAYEAGMNSYSGQRGWSFINSLIYCITLVTTIGYGHIAPKTTVGRIITIVYALFGVPMFLIMLADYGKLLTRGIKFLWAFVRRLYYTGSCRKVRRTAPVQEMVKGVQLVFDMTKLRRPSTMAKEGEPTFPCPTSPTGTPALSSYTIDDEFNIPVSVAFAILVLYMLAGAVLIAYIEGWPVFESFYFVYISILTIGLGDLVLTSTGFLWSLLYLIFGLALTSMCINVVQEKLSDSFRQATAKIGATMGLEVTDDMVLNVPVMNQNQTTDIQ, from the exons ATGGCTTCGGAACCGCCGAATTCGTCTTGTTCTAATGATCTCGCCGTAGCGGTCGACACCGCCACCGCAGCCGTCGCCGTCGCCGGTGACCAAACAGTGTCGTATTTATCGCCTTCTAGTTCTTCGAAACCTTCGTCTAAAATTCGCCGTTCTAAAAGCGATAAACGCGCGACCGAGTGTACCGATAGCAGCGATGAAGACGCGAGCCGAGAATACGATTCGAAAAAACGTCGACCGAGGAAACCCCCCCAGCAGCATGCGCCTGTCTCGACCCCTCGGTTAGAAAAAAGTGGGTATTCGTCCTCGGAGGAGAGTTCGTCTGCTTTTCACCAGCATCATCATCAAGACATCGCCGAGCATTCTACGCGGGCAGATCGAGTATTAGATGAGCACTCGGACAGTGCTGGTAATTTACGCAGACGGAGGCCTGCGCATGGGCATCACGATGCCCATGCCGAAGCTGGAGATTCCGTTGACGCTGCGTCTGCCCAACGCGAAAATGCTGACTCGACGTTCTGCTCGAATCAGATCGTAGCGTATTCGTCGAGTCGTGATGACGCCGAATGGGAGCTAGTGGATAAATACCCGAAAGAAAGCGATATTTCCTTGACCGAAGACTGCCAAGAAAGCACCGaagatgatttttggaaatccgATTCGCAACGTACCCCTTTAGTGGCTCAGATTAAGGACAAATCGgctaaaaaaagaaagaataacTCGGCTAAGGTCAAATCACCAGGGTTTTTTAGACGTTTCCTCAACGAATGGAGAGATTTCAAAGCAGAGAATCGTGAGGCTTTGCGTCAGCTTAAGGTCTGCAGAAACAGTTGCTTCGTTGGTTCTCTGCTGGTGTTTATTTACTGCGGAATAGGTGGTATTATTTTCCATTCGACCGAGGGGGCTTTCGAAATGTTCTACAAATGCGGAGTGAAACGAGTAAAACGCGATTTTCTCGATACTCTGTGGTCTAAAAGTAATTATATGcgagaagaagaatggaaatcTACGGCTAGGAATAAACTAATGGAGTTTGAAAATCAACTCTACGACGCTTACGAAGCGGGTATGAATTCGTACAGTGGTCAAAGAGGTTGGAGTTTTATCAATTCGTTGATTTATTGCATCACCTTGGTTACCACCATCG gatacgGTCACATAGCACCCAAAACTACGGTGGGTAGGATAATAACCATCGTTTATGCACTATTTGGTGTACCCATGTTCCTAATAATGTTGGCTGATTATGGTAAACTACTCACAAGAGGTATTAAATTCTTATGGGCTTTTGTTAGAAGACTGTATTATACTGGAAGTTGCCGAAAAGTTCGACGAACCGCTCCAGTTCAG GAAATGGTAAAAGGTGTACAATTGGTATTCGATATGACCAAACTTCGAAGACCCAGTACAATGGCAAAAGAAGGAGAACCAACATTTCCTTGTCCAACATCACCCACTGGAACTCCAGCACTAAGCTCTTACACAATAGATGATGAATTCAATATACCAGTATCAGTAGCTTTTGCCATACTAGTGCTTTATATGTTAGCTGGAGCAGTTCTGATTGCTTATATCGAAGGATGGCCAGTATTCGAGTCGTTCTATTTTGTATATATTTCTATACTGACTATCGGATTGGGTGATTTGGTTTTGACA AGTACAGGGTTCCTTTGGAGTCTGTtgtatttgatttttggtttagCTTTGACCAGTATGTGTATAAATGTCGTTCAA GAAAAACTATCGGATTCTTTCCGACAAGCTACGGCCAAAATAGGAGCCACGATGGGCTTGGAAGTCACCGATGATATGGTTCTAAATGTGCCAGTCATGAATCAAAACCAAACAACGGATATTCAATAA